GAAATGCAGAAGATGGACCCAATAAGACAATGCAGCCTTCTGAAACAACATGGGACTGGAAAGAATCAAACGATGACCAGATAGCTATGTATAGGACCATCCGGGATGAGTATGGAGTTAATAAATTGCTTTATACAGTGTGGAGTCCTCCAGCCTGGATGAAATCAAACGGTTCTACATCAAGGGGAACTATTAAAGCAGATAAATATCAAGCTTATGCAACCTATTTAGCTGAACATATAAAAAACTACAAGTCTAAATTCGGAGTTGAAATTACGCATATAGGAATCTCAAATGAGCCTAACCTGGAAACCAACTATTCTTCATGCACATGGTCATCAGCTCAATTTAAAACATTTATGAAGGATTATCTGGTACCAACTTTTGATAAAGAAAATATAACTGCAAAAGTTATTATGGGAGAACCCATGGCATGTACCGAATCCTTTGCTATAGACAGCCTCAATGATGCTACTGCATCTAAAAGAACCGATATCGTTGGCTGTCATAATTATGGTTCTACATATGTAGCATTCCCTACTACAAAGTCAAAGGGAAAAGGTATTTGGATGACAGAAGTGTCAGATATGAATGGTAATGATATTACAATCGATGATGGCTTGAAATGGTCAAAAGAAGTTCATGATTTTATGACTATAACCCAGGGAAATTCATGGAGTTACTGGTGGGGTGCATGCTACAAAACCCATAATGGGGAAGGCTTGATTCAAATGAACATGAGTTCAAAGACTTATACCGTTGCCAAAAGACTTTATACCATTGGACAGTATGCAAGATTTATAAGGCCCGGGTGGCAAAGATTTTCCGCTACAGCAAATCCTGTATCAGGTGTATATGTAACTGCATACAAAGATCCGGCTACCGGTGAGTTTGCAGTAGTTGCCATAAATAACGGCTCATCAAATCAATCAGTAACATTTGATATGAAAGGTTTTTCTGCTTCATCAGTTACACCATACACAACTTCTGCAACTCAAAATTTAGCTGAAGGTTCAAATATAGCAGTAAGCGGATCAAGTTTTACAGGCAATTTGCCTGCAAAATCAGTAACTACATTTGTTGGGGCAAAGCCCACAAAAAAACTTATCGGATACGTAAAGCCAGGTTTTGAAAGTGCATCACCAGATATGAAAGCAAATTTCACAGTAGAAACTGAAGGTACATCTGCCTTAACTGACAATAATGGTTATTTTGAATTAACAAATATACCTGAGACTGCAACTGAGGTATCTGTAAAAATCAGTAAACCTGGATATCTTACCAGAGAAATCAACAATGTAAAGATTTCCGGCACGGGACTGGGAAGTGCTGCAGCTCCTGTAGAAGTCTGGGCTGGAGATATCTCTCAGGATGGTGTAATAAATATGGCAGATGTTCTCCAAATAGGCAAATATTTCGGCAGCACATCACAAGACACTAATTACAATGCCGTGGCCGATTTAAACAAAGATAATGCTGTCAACATGGCAGACGTTTTGATAGTGGCCAAACACTTCAGTGCAACTGCTGAAAGTTACCCTGCATTATAAATCAAGCAAACAGGAAATAAAATTACTTCCATACATAGTAAAACCCCGGTAAATACCGGGGTTTTACTTGATTATTTGATTTTGTTCTCAGATAACCTATTACCTTTTTGTATTTATCATAATCACATTACATCCGGTGATATGTATAGTCTTTGCTGGTAATTCTCTGCACCGGCCGACCCGCTATTACCGAAATAGTCAGTGTACTCAACCTGGTTGTTGTTGAAATTTACTTCCGAGTAGAATAGTTTATTTGAAACCTTTTTAACGGGTCCTGATTTTGATGAATATTTCACTTTAATAACGATTTTGTCAACAGGTTGAAGGGAAATAGATATATTACCGTTTTCATTTATACTTATTTTCTGAGCCATAAGCTTATATTTGGCAAAACCATTACTTCCTTGGCTAATCTTATGCAGTACCAGCCCGTTAATATTTGCACTGACCTGATACCTACCTTTGTTAGGGCCCGAATCTATCTTGGTAATCGTGAAATAATCATATGGTGCAGCAACTGACACTACTGTAACTCCTGCAGGAAAGATTTCGTTGAATGAGGCCATAGAAAACTGCAAATCATCAGCATATTCTAAATACTGCACATCATTATCAACGCTCGTAGCAGCTGCAAGTGTAACACTTAATATAGTTTGAGGTGCTATATTAATATAGCAATGGTTAGAACCTGATGTTATGCTTGATCCGCTCTCCACAGCTATGTTTTCCAATTGCGTAACTGCACCCGACATGCTGACAAAGTATATTTTATGATAGTTACTTCTCATCATACCGCCAATGTATGATGCATAACCTCCTGCAGTTCCCAGCATTGGTGCAGGCGGTGGAAGGTCAACTGCTACATACTGTGCATCACCGTCAATAATAAATGGGTTATTGGTATAAGGATCATCTATTGTTCTTACATTTGCTGCTCCATCTGCAAAAACTACAACAAACTTTGATGCGTTAATATCAGGTGAATTGTCAAGTATATAATAAGCCCTTCGCATTCCATCTCCAATATTTCTCATCGGAGTACTTGTTCCTTCTAAAAATTCACTCTGAGGTTTCAACCTATCAATATATGCCTTCAGAAATGCAACATTAGCCGGTCGTGATAAAGAGAACAATGCATTATTATATGAGTCCATAGCTACAACTGCAGTTTTTGCGTAACTGATAATACCAATTCTAGTATCGGTTCCGGCAAATCTATCGATGAACGCTTTTGCTGCCTCTTTTTCCTCTAGGAGGCTAGAGTCAAAGTACTCTTTAAGTTCTGCAACTATATTAGAATATCCTTGGTCTATTATATTAATTCCATATGTACAGGATGTGATAGACTTTGCAATAATTTTTCCATTTATTGTAAAGTTTGAGCCACTTAGATATACATTGCCGTTAGGAGCATATATGATTCCGTTCATACTTCCGTTGTTACATTGTATTTCTACGTCACCACCTGAATATATACACATTGACGAGCCTGCATCTTGAGATACATTAGTTCCTTGAATGGTAATCTTCTCCTTTGCTGCAACTAACCCAGTTCCTTTATATGAGTCAACTGAGATTATCAGTGATTTTTCGGCATAGACCGGAGAGTCAAAGTTTAATGTTTGTCCAGTTGGTGCCACTGTGGGAGATGGATAATACACACCACGTTCCTGAGCATTCTGCTTTAGTGAATCAAGAGGAATAGAAGCCATACCCTTTATTACAGATACATTGCCTGGGACTTTAGTAGATGCTCCGTTATTCAATGCACAACCTTCGGCAGAAACAGAACTTCCTGAAAGGGTTCCGCCTATAAATTTAGAACTGCCATATGTTGCAAATAACGATGAAACAGCTTCAATATCGCCCTCAAAAGTTGATGAGTCCCATGAAGTTTCAATATTTATTTTGCTATTGGAATGGACACTGCCTTTTACTTTTATACCTGAAGATTCAAAGTATAGTTGTTTTCTCTTATCTAATGAAGTATCAGTTTCCCCGGCAAAAAGTGTATATTTGAAAATGTCATCATTGAATGGTTCCGAGCCATTGGATGCTCCCATACTTGCAGAGGTATCCAGTGCCAATATAATTTCCTTGTTTTTTTCCT
The genomic region above belongs to Pseudobacteroides sp. and contains:
- a CDS encoding glycoside hydrolase, producing the protein MKKVIRFTSIATILVLVLVMSLPANLYAASTVTLDWGVNNQTIDGFGVSEAFHQSNNIALLGSTKQKEIYDLLFSTTKGAGFSIFRSILGDGGTWGNAEDGPNKTMQPSETTWDWKESNDDQIAMYRTIRDEYGVNKLLYTVWSPPAWMKSNGSTSRGTIKADKYQAYATYLAEHIKNYKSKFGVEITHIGISNEPNLETNYSSCTWSSAQFKTFMKDYLVPTFDKENITAKVIMGEPMACTESFAIDSLNDATASKRTDIVGCHNYGSTYVAFPTTKSKGKGIWMTEVSDMNGNDITIDDGLKWSKEVHDFMTITQGNSWSYWWGACYKTHNGEGLIQMNMSSKTYTVAKRLYTIGQYARFIRPGWQRFSATANPVSGVYVTAYKDPATGEFAVVAINNGSSNQSVTFDMKGFSASSVTPYTTSATQNLAEGSNIAVSGSSFTGNLPAKSVTTFVGAKPTKKLIGYVKPGFESASPDMKANFTVETEGTSALTDNNGYFELTNIPETATEVSVKISKPGYLTREINNVKISGTGLGSAAAPVEVWAGDISQDGVINMADVLQIGKYFGSTSQDTNYNAVADLNKDNAVNMADVLIVAKHFSATAESYPAL